In the Corynebacterium kroppenstedtii genome, one interval contains:
- a CDS encoding glucose-6-phosphate dehydrogenase assembly protein OpcA, with the protein MIINLPNTTTRDISKRLVTVRESGGEVTTGRVLTLIIVASINDDYETFITAANEASQEHPSRILVLLTDDSSSTASQSDSDDNGNSQTELADYENLEEFERALDAMPTTPQPGTSDEDTAQSSATDDVTSSGRVDAEIRMGGDAGAAEVVVMKLYGAVSQHLASVVMPILLPDTPIVAWWPASRPPVPATDPIGRLAGRRITDSLSSSIEDGIFRCRSSYAPGDSDLAWSRITQWRGILASALDQPPFSPIRGVTIAGPPEDPSVDIAGGWLADRLGMNVTRESTDSPKVPLDSEGRPTIGVQSVTIHRDSGDLILRTFSAHTLTITREGSGRESRVALTRRGTADCLAEELRHLDPDVIYAQALRGLSRVHRVDAFDSDESHAPDDANDSDVEADRE; encoded by the coding sequence ATGATCATTAACCTCCCCAATACAACAACCCGCGACATCTCTAAACGCCTCGTTACCGTCCGTGAGTCGGGTGGCGAAGTCACGACCGGCCGTGTGCTCACTTTGATCATCGTCGCGTCAATTAACGACGATTACGAAACGTTTATTACAGCGGCTAATGAAGCCTCACAGGAGCATCCGTCTCGTATTCTCGTGTTGCTCACGGATGATTCCTCCTCAACCGCGAGCCAATCTGATAGTGATGACAACGGCAATTCGCAGACTGAGCTTGCAGACTATGAGAATCTCGAAGAGTTTGAGCGTGCTCTCGACGCGATGCCCACCACGCCGCAACCCGGAACGTCCGACGAGGACACCGCGCAGTCAAGTGCCACAGATGACGTAACGTCCAGCGGGCGCGTTGATGCCGAAATACGCATGGGAGGCGACGCTGGTGCCGCTGAAGTCGTCGTCATGAAGTTGTATGGCGCTGTTAGTCAGCATCTCGCAAGCGTTGTGATGCCGATTTTGTTGCCAGATACTCCGATTGTGGCGTGGTGGCCGGCCAGCCGTCCCCCGGTCCCCGCGACCGATCCGATCGGGCGTCTTGCCGGCCGACGAATTACTGACTCCCTATCGTCAAGTATTGAGGACGGAATCTTTAGGTGCCGATCGTCGTATGCGCCCGGCGACTCTGATCTTGCCTGGTCACGTATAACGCAGTGGCGTGGAATTTTAGCGTCGGCACTCGATCAGCCTCCGTTTTCTCCTATCCGTGGAGTGACGATTGCTGGCCCACCGGAAGACCCGAGCGTTGATATAGCCGGCGGATGGCTTGCGGACCGTTTAGGAATGAATGTCACCCGTGAATCCACGGACTCGCCCAAGGTACCTCTTGATTCCGAAGGGCGCCCCACTATCGGCGTGCAAAGCGTGACAATCCATCGAGATAGTGGCGATTTGATCCTCCGCACCTTTAGCGCACATACGCTGACGATCACACGCGAAGGATCAGGCCGTGAAAGTCGCGTTGCCCTCACACGACGCGGAACAGCTGACTGCCTCGCGGAAGAGTTGCGTCACCTTGACCCCGATGTCATCTACGCACAAGCTCTCCGAGGGCTATCCAGAGTTCACCGCGTCGATGCTTTCGATTCAGACGAGTCGCACGCACCTGACGACGCGAACGACAGTGATGTCGAAGCAGACCGTGAATAG
- the zwf gene encoding glucose-6-phosphate dehydrogenase, with protein sequence MPRIAGPCGLVIFGVTGDLARKKLLPAVYDLANRGLLPAGFTLVGYGRRDWTKEDFIKKVYDDVRAGSRTPFRRSVWERLAEGLIFVKGTFDQDECFDALAETLAEVDHTRGTAGNWAFYLSVPPAYFPNVCHQLQRSGLAKDSAGGWRRVVIEKPFGHDEESARELNRIVNSVFPERSVFRIDHYLGKETVQNIMALRFANQLFEPLWSASFIDHVQITMAEDIGLGGRAGYYDGIGAARDVIQNHLIQLLALIAMEEPLAFTPRDLQTEKIKVLRATSAVPPFSKTTARGQYTAGWQGSEFVGGLRDEEGFAEDSKTETYAACTLEINSRRWAGVPFYLRTGKRLGRRVTEIALVFKDAPYLPFDADETTALGPNAVVIRVQPDEGVLMRFGSKVPGSAMEVRDVNMDFAYSEAFTEASPEAYERLILDALLDEASLFPTNEEVELSWKILDPIVKYWAERGRPDDYPAGTWGPESADRMLSRSGRTWRRP encoded by the coding sequence ATGCCCAGGATCGCGGGACCATGTGGGCTCGTTATTTTCGGTGTCACGGGCGATCTAGCACGAAAGAAACTTCTCCCCGCGGTATATGACCTTGCCAACCGCGGCCTGCTCCCTGCGGGATTCACCCTGGTGGGATATGGCCGTCGTGACTGGACCAAAGAAGATTTCATTAAAAAGGTGTATGACGACGTTCGCGCGGGATCTCGTACTCCCTTCAGGCGATCGGTATGGGAGCGCCTGGCCGAGGGGTTGATCTTCGTCAAAGGCACATTTGACCAAGATGAGTGCTTCGATGCGTTGGCCGAGACTCTGGCGGAGGTCGACCATACCCGTGGCACGGCCGGGAACTGGGCCTTTTATCTCTCTGTTCCTCCTGCCTATTTCCCGAACGTGTGTCACCAACTTCAACGCTCAGGCCTCGCAAAAGATAGTGCCGGCGGTTGGCGGCGCGTGGTTATTGAGAAACCCTTTGGCCATGATGAGGAATCAGCTCGGGAGCTTAACCGCATTGTCAACAGCGTTTTCCCTGAACGCTCAGTCTTCCGTATCGACCATTACCTGGGCAAGGAAACAGTTCAGAATATTATGGCGCTGCGCTTTGCGAATCAGCTCTTTGAGCCCCTGTGGAGCGCATCCTTTATCGACCACGTCCAGATCACTATGGCAGAAGACATTGGCCTAGGCGGACGGGCTGGTTATTACGATGGCATCGGCGCTGCACGAGACGTTATCCAGAACCACCTCATCCAGCTTCTTGCGTTAATCGCCATGGAAGAGCCTCTGGCTTTCACGCCCCGCGATCTGCAGACTGAAAAGATTAAAGTCCTGAGAGCCACCAGTGCCGTTCCCCCGTTCTCTAAAACGACAGCCCGGGGCCAGTACACCGCAGGATGGCAGGGCTCTGAATTCGTCGGTGGCCTTCGCGATGAAGAAGGTTTTGCCGAAGACTCGAAAACTGAAACCTACGCGGCCTGCACATTGGAGATTAATTCTCGACGCTGGGCGGGCGTGCCATTTTATCTACGGACTGGCAAGCGATTGGGCCGACGAGTGACGGAAATCGCTTTGGTGTTCAAAGACGCGCCCTATCTTCCTTTTGACGCTGATGAGACGACTGCTCTTGGCCCCAACGCGGTTGTTATTCGTGTGCAACCCGACGAGGGAGTTCTGATGCGCTTCGGCTCGAAGGTTCCCGGTTCCGCGATGGAAGTTCGTGACGTCAACATGGACTTCGCCTACTCGGAAGCGTTTACTGAGGCATCCCCCGAAGCCTATGAGCGTTTGATCCTGGATGCTCTCTTGGATGAAGCTAGCCTCTTCCCCACCAATGAAGAGGTGGAGCTCTCGTGGAAGATCCTTGATCCCATCGTCAAATATTGGGCTGAACGAGGACGTCCTGACGATTATCCGGCTGGAACGTGGGGCCCTGAAAGTGCTGATCGTATGCTTTCGCGGTCAGGACGCACCTGGCGGCGCCCGTAA